One genomic segment of Caldimonas brevitalea includes these proteins:
- the pheS gene encoding phenylalanine--tRNA ligase subunit alpha — MNELDQLVAQARSEFGQAQTPADLENAKARYLGKAGRLTELLKGLAQLAPEEKKARGAAINEVKQQVEQALNERRQALADAELASQLKAEALDVTLPGRKRGTGGLHPITRAMERIEAIFGSMGFDVADGPEIEVDWFNFTALNTPADHPARSMHDTFYVEGGHLLRTHTSPMQIRYAVQHVKRHRALLEAGQAMPDIRVIAPGRTYRVDSDATHSPMFHQVEGLWVGENVSFKDLKSVYVNFLRVFFETDDMQIRFRPSYFPFTEPSAEIDMMFNSGPLKGRWLEVSGSGQVHPQVIRNMGLDPERYIGFAFGSGIDRLAMLRYGVNDLRLFFDGDLRFLSQFK; from the coding sequence ATGAACGAGCTCGATCAATTGGTTGCGCAGGCGCGCTCCGAGTTTGGCCAGGCGCAGACGCCGGCCGACCTCGAGAACGCCAAGGCGCGCTATCTGGGCAAGGCCGGCCGCCTGACCGAATTGTTGAAGGGGCTGGCGCAGCTGGCGCCCGAAGAGAAGAAGGCGCGCGGCGCCGCGATCAACGAGGTCAAGCAGCAGGTCGAGCAGGCGCTGAACGAGCGCCGCCAGGCACTGGCCGACGCCGAACTGGCGTCGCAGTTGAAGGCCGAGGCGCTCGACGTGACGCTGCCGGGGCGCAAGCGGGGCACGGGTGGTTTGCATCCGATCACCCGCGCGATGGAACGCATCGAGGCTATCTTCGGGTCGATGGGCTTTGATGTCGCCGATGGCCCCGAGATCGAGGTCGACTGGTTCAACTTCACCGCATTGAACACCCCGGCCGACCATCCGGCGCGCTCGATGCACGACACCTTCTATGTCGAAGGCGGTCATCTGCTGCGCACCCACACCAGCCCGATGCAGATTCGTTATGCGGTGCAGCATGTGAAGCGCCACCGCGCGCTGCTCGAGGCCGGGCAGGCCATGCCCGACATCCGCGTCATCGCGCCTGGCCGCACCTACCGTGTCGACAGCGACGCCACCCATTCGCCGATGTTTCACCAGGTCGAAGGCCTGTGGGTGGGCGAGAACGTCAGCTTCAAGGACCTGAAGTCGGTCTACGTCAATTTCCTGCGCGTGTTCTTCGAAACGGACGACATGCAGATCCGTTTCCGGCCGAGCTACTTCCCGTTCACCGAGCCCAGCGCCGAGATCGACATGATGTTCAACAGCGGGCCGCTGAAGGGCCGCTGGCTGGAGGTGTCCGGCTCGGGTCAGGTGCACCCGCAGGTGATCCGCAACATGGGCCTGGACCCCGAGCGCTACATCGGCTTCGCGTTCGGCTCCGGCATCGACCGTTTGGCCATGTTGCGCTACGGCGTCAACGACCTGCGACTGTTTTTCGACGGCGACCTGCGCTTCCTGTCGCAGTTCAAGTAG
- the rplT gene encoding 50S ribosomal protein L20, with product MPRVKRGVTARARHKKVLALAKGFRGRRKNVFRIAKQAVMKAGQYAYRDRRAKKREFRRLWIARINAAAREQGITYSKFMNGIKKAAIDIDRKVLADLAVNDPAAFGSIVAKVKAQFAA from the coding sequence ATGCCTCGCGTCAAACGTGGTGTCACCGCACGCGCCCGTCACAAGAAGGTCTTGGCCCTGGCCAAGGGTTTCCGCGGTCGCCGCAAGAACGTATTCCGCATCGCCAAACAGGCGGTGATGAAGGCTGGCCAGTACGCCTATCGCGATCGCCGTGCCAAGAAGCGTGAGTTCCGCCGTCTCTGGATCGCCCGTATCAACGCGGCGGCCCGTGAGCAGGGCATCACCTACAGCAAGTTCATGAACGGCATCAAGAAGGCCGCGATCGACATCGATCGTAAGGTCCTGGCCGATCTGGCTGTCAACGATCCGGCCGCTTTTGGCAGCATCGTCGCCAAGGTGAAGGCTCAATTCGCTGCTTGA
- the rpmI gene encoding 50S ribosomal protein L35, with product MPKMKTKKSAAKRFRVRPGGTVKRGQAFKRHILTKKSTTRKRQLRGAVNVHDTNMGHIAQMMPFAGL from the coding sequence ATGCCCAAAATGAAGACCAAGAAGAGCGCGGCCAAACGTTTCCGCGTTCGTCCGGGTGGCACCGTCAAGCGCGGTCAGGCGTTCAAGCGTCACATCCTTACCAAGAAGTCCACGACCCGTAAGCGCCAGCTGCGCGGCGCCGTGAACGTGCACGACACCAACATGGGCCACATCGCACAGATGATGCCCTTCGCCGGTCTCTGA
- the infC gene encoding translation initiation factor IF-3 has product MDRRTPNVERKHRLNREITAPEVRLNGPDNEPIGIVSLQEALRLSQEHDVDLVEIAPTATPPVCRLMDYGKFKYQEQKKAAEAKAKQHVIDIKEVKFRPGTDEGDYQIKLRNLRRFLEEGDKGKVTLRFRGREITHQELGMRLLERVRDDLTDVSVVENMPKLEGRQMIMVLAPKKRK; this is encoded by the coding sequence ATGGACCGGCGCACTCCCAACGTGGAGCGCAAGCATCGTCTGAATCGGGAAATCACGGCGCCGGAAGTCCGGCTGAACGGGCCCGACAATGAGCCGATCGGCATCGTGAGCTTGCAGGAGGCACTGCGGCTTTCACAGGAACACGACGTGGACCTGGTCGAGATCGCGCCCACGGCGACGCCGCCGGTCTGCCGCCTGATGGACTATGGCAAGTTCAAGTACCAGGAGCAGAAGAAGGCGGCCGAGGCGAAGGCGAAACAGCACGTCATCGACATCAAGGAAGTGAAGTTCCGCCCCGGCACCGACGAGGGCGACTACCAGATCAAGCTGCGCAATCTGCGCCGCTTCCTTGAAGAAGGCGACAAGGGCAAGGTCACGCTGCGCTTCCGCGGCCGCGAGATCACCCACCAGGAACTGGGCATGCGCCTGCTGGAGCGGGTCCGCGACGACCTGACCGATGTCAGCGTGGTCGAGAACATGCCCAAGCTCGAAGGCCGCCAGATGATCATGGTGCTGGCGCCGAAGAAGCGGAAGTAA
- the thrS gene encoding threonine--tRNA ligase, whose amino-acid sequence MVSVQLPDGSRREFPGPVTVAEVAASIGAGLAKAALAGRVGQGDAARVVDTSYRIEQDTTLAIITDKDPDGLDVIRHSTAHLLAYAVKELFPEAQVTIGPVIENGFYYDFSYKRPFTPEDLQAIEKKMTELAKKDEKVERRVLPRDEAVAYFKSLGEHYKAEIIASIPANEDVSLYSEGGFTDLCRGPHVPSTGKLKHFKLMKVAGAYWRGDHRNEQLQRIYGTAWAGKDELQQYLHMLEEAEKRDHRKLGRELDLFHIDDHAPGVVFWHPKGWTVWQCVEQYMRGVYRDNGYREVKGPQLLDRALWEKTGHWDKYRDNMFTTESEKRDYALKPMNCPGHVLIYKQGIKSYRDLPLRYGEFGQCHRNEPTGGLHGIMRVRGFTQDDGHIFCTEDQILPECTEFTALLQRVYRDFGFTDIIYKVATRPDARIGSDEVWDKAEAALIESLRASGCEFAISPGEGAFYGPKIEYTLKDAIGRQWQVGTIQVDFSMPGRLGAEFVTESGDRQVPVMLHRAIVGSMERFIGILIEQHAGALPVWLAPQQVSVLNITDAQADYVREVVKTLQKQGLRAEADLRNEKITYKIREHSLQKVPYILVVGDKEKAAGTVAVRARGNQDLGVMALDTFSQKIASDIAQKV is encoded by the coding sequence ATGGTTTCAGTTCAGTTGCCCGACGGGTCCCGACGTGAGTTTCCGGGCCCGGTGACCGTGGCAGAGGTGGCGGCGTCGATCGGCGCCGGCCTGGCAAAGGCGGCATTGGCCGGGCGGGTGGGGCAGGGCGACGCGGCGCGCGTGGTCGACACCAGCTACCGCATCGAGCAGGACACGACGCTGGCCATCATCACCGACAAGGACCCCGACGGCCTGGACGTGATCCGCCATTCGACGGCGCACCTGCTGGCCTATGCCGTCAAGGAGCTGTTTCCCGAGGCTCAGGTCACGATCGGCCCGGTGATCGAGAACGGCTTCTATTACGACTTCTCGTACAAGCGGCCGTTCACGCCCGAAGACCTGCAGGCCATCGAAAAGAAGATGACCGAGCTGGCCAAGAAAGACGAGAAGGTCGAGCGCCGTGTGCTGCCGCGCGACGAGGCGGTGGCGTACTTCAAGAGCCTGGGCGAGCACTACAAGGCCGAGATCATCGCCAGCATTCCGGCCAACGAAGACGTGTCGCTCTACAGCGAAGGCGGCTTCACCGACCTGTGCCGCGGCCCGCACGTGCCGAGCACCGGCAAGCTCAAGCACTTCAAGCTGATGAAGGTGGCCGGCGCCTATTGGCGCGGCGACCATCGCAACGAGCAGCTGCAGCGCATCTACGGCACCGCCTGGGCCGGCAAGGACGAGCTGCAGCAGTATCTGCACATGTTGGAGGAAGCCGAAAAGCGCGACCACCGCAAGCTCGGGCGTGAGCTCGATCTGTTCCACATCGACGATCACGCGCCGGGGGTGGTGTTCTGGCATCCCAAGGGCTGGACGGTCTGGCAGTGCGTCGAGCAGTACATGCGCGGCGTGTACCGCGACAACGGCTACCGCGAGGTCAAGGGCCCGCAGTTGCTGGACCGCGCGCTGTGGGAGAAGACCGGCCACTGGGACAAGTACCGCGACAACATGTTCACGACCGAGAGCGAGAAGCGCGACTATGCTCTCAAGCCGATGAACTGCCCCGGCCATGTGCTGATCTACAAGCAGGGCATCAAGAGCTACCGCGATCTGCCGCTGCGCTACGGCGAGTTCGGCCAGTGCCACCGCAACGAGCCGACGGGTGGCTTGCACGGCATCATGCGGGTGCGCGGCTTCACGCAGGACGATGGCCACATCTTCTGCACCGAAGACCAGATCCTGCCCGAGTGCACCGAGTTCACGGCGCTGCTGCAGCGTGTCTATCGTGATTTCGGTTTCACCGACATCATCTACAAGGTCGCGACCCGGCCCGACGCCCGCATCGGCTCGGACGAGGTGTGGGACAAGGCCGAAGCGGCGCTGATCGAGAGCCTGCGCGCATCCGGCTGCGAATTCGCGATCTCGCCCGGCGAGGGGGCCTTCTACGGGCCGAAGATCGAGTACACGCTGAAGGACGCGATCGGGCGCCAGTGGCAGGTGGGCACGATCCAGGTCGACTTCTCGATGCCGGGCCGGCTGGGTGCGGAATTCGTCACGGAAAGTGGCGACCGCCAGGTGCCGGTCATGTTGCACCGCGCGATCGTCGGCAGCATGGAGCGGTTCATCGGCATCCTGATCGAGCAGCACGCCGGCGCGCTGCCGGTCTGGCTGGCGCCGCAGCAGGTGTCTGTACTCAATATCACCGACGCGCAGGCGGATTACGTTCGAGAAGTAGTCAAAACGCTGCAAAAACAAGGACTTAGGGCAGAGGCCGATTTGCGCAATGAAAAAATCACGTATAAAATCCGCGAGCATTCGTTGCAGAAGGTTCCCTACATCCTCGTTGTCGGCGACAAAGAGAAAGCGGCGGGAACCGTCGCAGTGCGCGCCCGGGGCAACCAAGACCTCGGTGTGATGGCACTCGACACCTTCTCCCAGAAGATTGCAAGCGACATTGCCCAAAAGGTGTGA
- the aceA gene encoding isocitrate lyase: MTREQQAAALEKDWAENPRWKGIKRGYTAADVVRLRGSVQIEHTLAKRGSEKLWHLVNTEPFVNALGALTGNQAMQQVKAGLKAIYLSGWQVAGDANLAGEMYPDQSLYPANSVPQVVKRINNTFQRADQIQWSEGKNDVDFFAPIVADAEAGFGGVLNAFELMKAMIEAGASGVHFEDQLASVKKCGHMGGKVLVPTREAVAKLVAARLAADVSGTPTVLIARTDAEAADLVTSDVDDNDKPYLTGERTIEGFFRTKPGLEQAISRGLAYAPYADLIWCETGKPDLAYAKKFAEAIHKQFPGKLLSYNCSPSFNWKKNLDDATIAKFQRELGAMGYKFQFITLAGFHSLNYSMFNLAYGYARNQMSAFVELQEAEFAAAEKGFTAVKHQREVGTGYFDAVTTTIERDASTAALKGSTEDEQFFDQKHG, from the coding sequence CTGACCCGCGAACAACAAGCCGCTGCTCTTGAAAAGGACTGGGCGGAGAACCCCCGTTGGAAGGGCATCAAGCGTGGCTACACCGCCGCCGACGTGGTGCGCCTGCGCGGTTCGGTCCAGATCGAGCACACGCTGGCCAAGCGCGGCTCCGAGAAGCTGTGGCACCTGGTGAACACCGAGCCCTTCGTCAACGCCCTGGGCGCGCTGACGGGCAACCAGGCCATGCAGCAGGTCAAGGCCGGTCTGAAGGCCATCTACCTGTCCGGCTGGCAAGTCGCTGGCGACGCCAACCTGGCCGGCGAAATGTATCCCGACCAGTCGCTGTACCCCGCCAACTCGGTGCCGCAAGTCGTCAAGCGCATCAACAACACGTTCCAGCGCGCTGACCAGATCCAGTGGTCGGAAGGCAAGAACGACGTCGACTTCTTCGCGCCCATCGTGGCCGACGCGGAAGCCGGTTTCGGCGGCGTGCTGAACGCCTTCGAACTGATGAAGGCCATGATCGAAGCGGGCGCCTCCGGCGTGCACTTCGAAGACCAGCTCGCGTCCGTCAAGAAGTGCGGCCACATGGGTGGCAAGGTGCTCGTGCCGACCCGCGAAGCCGTTGCCAAGCTGGTGGCTGCTCGTCTGGCGGCCGACGTGTCGGGCACCCCGACCGTGCTGATCGCCCGTACCGACGCTGAAGCCGCCGACCTGGTGACCAGCGACGTGGACGACAACGACAAGCCGTACCTCACCGGCGAGCGCACCATCGAAGGCTTCTTCCGCACCAAGCCCGGTCTGGAGCAAGCCATCAGCCGCGGCCTGGCCTACGCGCCGTACGCTGACCTGATCTGGTGCGAAACCGGCAAGCCCGACCTGGCCTACGCCAAGAAGTTCGCCGAGGCGATCCACAAGCAGTTCCCCGGCAAGCTGCTGAGCTACAACTGCTCGCCCTCGTTCAACTGGAAGAAGAACCTGGACGACGCCACCATCGCCAAGTTCCAGCGCGAGCTGGGCGCAATGGGCTACAAGTTCCAGTTCATCACGCTGGCTGGCTTCCACAGCCTGAACTACTCGATGTTCAACCTGGCCTACGGCTACGCCCGCAACCAGATGAGCGCCTTCGTCGAGCTGCAGGAAGCCGAGTTCGCCGCCGCCGAGAAGGGCTTCACCGCCGTGAAGCACCAGCGCGAGGTGGGCACCGGCTACTTCGACGCCGTCACCACCACGATCGAGCGCGATGCCTCGACCGCGGCGCTGAAGGGCTCGACCGAAGACGAGCAGTTCTTCGACCAGAAGCACGGCTGA
- a CDS encoding Lrp/AsnC family transcriptional regulator, which produces MRSPARTVQLDAIDRAILQTLQEDASLTNVELADKVHLSPSACLRRVKQLEESGVIAQYVALLNPKAVGQPGTSYTIVNVERTTPETLRSFEQAVRDEPQILDCFYVAGSNDYLLRFTYRDAEDLEQFHTEVLARLPGVVRSNSMLVLRTVKRTTALNI; this is translated from the coding sequence ATGCGAAGCCCTGCCCGTACCGTGCAACTCGATGCCATCGACCGCGCGATTCTGCAGACGCTGCAGGAAGACGCGAGCCTGACCAACGTGGAGTTGGCCGACAAGGTGCACCTGTCGCCGTCGGCCTGTTTGCGACGCGTCAAGCAGCTGGAGGAGAGCGGCGTGATCGCCCAGTACGTCGCCTTGCTCAACCCCAAGGCCGTCGGCCAGCCGGGCACGTCGTACACCATCGTCAACGTCGAGCGGACCACACCCGAGACCTTGCGCAGCTTCGAGCAGGCGGTGCGCGACGAGCCGCAGATCCTCGATTGTTTCTATGTGGCGGGCAGCAATGACTACCTGCTGCGCTTCACCTATCGCGATGCCGAAGACCTGGAGCAGTTCCATACCGAGGTGCTGGCGCGATTGCCCGGCGTGGTGCGCTCCAACTCGATGTTGGTGTTGCGCACGGTGAAACGCACCACCGCGCTCAACATCTGA
- a CDS encoding aspartate aminotransferase family protein, producing the protein MDQDLDAYWMPFTANRQFKKSPRLLARAEGMHFWTPEGRQVLDGVAGLWCVNAGHARPRIVEAIRQQAGELDYAPPFQMGHPKAFELAERLVKLTPAELNKVFYTNSGSESVETALKMALAYHRVRGEGQRTRLIGRERGYHGVNFGGISVGGMVANRKMFGTLLAGVDHIRHTHDLQRNAFSREQPAHGAELADDLERLIALHDASTIAAVIVEPVAGSTGVLIPPQGYLQRLREICDRHGILLIFDEVITGFGRLGSPFAAEHFGVTPDLMTVAKGITNGAVPMGAVFVRQAVHDAFMNGPEHLIEFFHGYTYSAHPLACAAALGTLDTYEEEGLLTRGRGELARYFADAVHALKGQPHVIDVRNIGLVGGIELAPLPGEPGKRAFSVFLDCWERGVLIRTTGDTIALSPPLIIEKSHIDQIVGTVADALKRAA; encoded by the coding sequence ATGGACCAAGACCTCGACGCCTACTGGATGCCCTTCACCGCCAACCGGCAGTTCAAGAAGTCGCCGCGGCTGCTGGCCCGCGCCGAAGGCATGCATTTCTGGACGCCGGAAGGGCGCCAGGTGCTCGACGGGGTGGCCGGCTTGTGGTGCGTCAATGCCGGCCATGCGCGACCCAGGATCGTCGAGGCGATCCGGCAGCAGGCCGGCGAGCTCGATTACGCGCCGCCCTTCCAGATGGGGCACCCCAAGGCTTTCGAGCTGGCCGAACGGCTCGTGAAGCTGACCCCCGCGGAGCTCAACAAGGTCTTCTACACCAACTCCGGCTCTGAATCCGTCGAGACGGCCCTCAAGATGGCGCTGGCCTACCATCGTGTGCGCGGCGAAGGCCAGCGCACCCGGTTGATCGGGCGCGAGCGTGGCTACCACGGTGTCAACTTCGGCGGCATCTCGGTGGGCGGCATGGTGGCCAACCGCAAGATGTTCGGCACCTTGTTGGCCGGCGTCGACCACATCCGCCACACCCACGACCTGCAGCGCAACGCGTTCTCGCGCGAGCAGCCGGCCCATGGCGCGGAGTTGGCCGACGACCTCGAACGCCTGATCGCACTGCACGACGCCTCCACCATCGCCGCCGTGATCGTCGAGCCGGTGGCCGGCTCCACTGGCGTGCTGATTCCCCCGCAAGGCTATCTGCAGCGGCTGCGCGAGATTTGCGACCGGCACGGCATCCTGCTCATCTTCGACGAGGTCATCACCGGCTTCGGACGGCTCGGCTCGCCGTTCGCCGCCGAGCACTTCGGCGTCACACCCGACCTGATGACGGTCGCCAAGGGCATCACCAACGGCGCCGTGCCAATGGGGGCGGTGTTCGTGCGCCAAGCCGTGCACGACGCCTTCATGAACGGGCCGGAGCATTTGATCGAGTTCTTCCACGGCTACACCTATTCGGCGCATCCGCTGGCCTGCGCTGCGGCGCTCGGCACGCTCGACACCTACGAGGAAGAGGGCCTGCTGACGCGTGGTCGTGGTGAGCTGGCGCGCTACTTCGCGGATGCTGTGCACGCCCTCAAAGGCCAGCCGCACGTGATCGACGTGCGCAACATCGGCCTGGTCGGCGGCATCGAGTTGGCACCGCTGCCCGGCGAGCCCGGCAAACGTGCCTTCTCGGTATTCCTCGACTGCTGGGAGCGCGGCGTGCTGATCCGCACCACCGGCGACACGATCGCGCTGTCGCCTCCGCTGATCATCGAGAAGAGCCACATCGACCAGATCGTCGGCACCGTCGCCGACGCGCTCAAGCGGGCGGCCTGA
- a CDS encoding NAD(P)/FAD-dependent oxidoreductase, with product MRILHTDLDLARDSYYAATAPQGARQPPLQGELAVDVAVIGAGLAGLSAALELAERGLQVALLEAHEVGYGASGRNGGQAIAGLACELSTIEAQLGLADARRVFGMTLEALDLLHERCRRYGIDCEWQPGFLNVAVNARKARALRATHDRLQVVYGDAYAAASQWVAPADLPRWIVSPRYHSAVHDGRSGHLHPLKYCRGLARAAVERGVRLHEGTPVVRLEHGPQPRLHTPEGSVRCEQVLLAGNVYLQGVAPQLAARIMPVATYLVGTRRVAPARLKALLPTEAAVCDTNVVLDYFRPTRDGRVLFGGGVSYSRRTPRSVADKLRRRLVATFPSLQDVEVEYAWGGFVDITMNRAPDFGRLRADGAPGASRSSNVYYVQGFSGHGLALTGLAGRLVAEAMAGDAGRFDTFARLRHRAFPGGSYLRTPALVLAMAYYRLLDLW from the coding sequence ATGCGCATTCTGCACACCGACCTCGACCTCGCGCGTGACAGCTACTACGCTGCGACCGCGCCACAAGGTGCCCGCCAGCCGCCGTTGCAAGGCGAGCTCGCCGTCGACGTGGCGGTGATCGGTGCCGGCCTGGCCGGCTTGTCGGCCGCGCTCGAACTCGCCGAGCGCGGCCTGCAGGTGGCCCTGCTCGAGGCACATGAGGTCGGCTACGGCGCCTCGGGCCGCAACGGCGGCCAGGCGATCGCGGGCCTGGCGTGCGAACTGTCGACGATCGAAGCGCAACTGGGGCTGGCCGACGCACGCCGCGTCTTCGGCATGACGCTGGAGGCACTCGACCTCCTCCACGAACGGTGCCGGCGCTACGGCATCGATTGTGAATGGCAGCCGGGCTTTCTGAACGTGGCGGTGAATGCTCGCAAGGCACGCGCACTGCGGGCGACACACGACCGTTTGCAAGTGGTGTACGGTGACGCCTACGCCGCCGCCTCGCAATGGGTCGCACCAGCCGATCTGCCACGCTGGATCGTCAGTCCGCGCTACCACAGCGCCGTGCACGATGGCCGCAGCGGCCATCTGCATCCTCTCAAATACTGTCGCGGGCTCGCGCGGGCGGCCGTGGAGCGAGGCGTTCGGCTGCATGAAGGCACGCCAGTCGTGCGGCTCGAGCACGGGCCGCAGCCGCGCTTGCACACGCCGGAGGGCAGCGTACGTTGCGAGCAGGTGCTGCTGGCCGGCAACGTCTATCTGCAGGGCGTCGCGCCGCAGTTGGCGGCGCGCATCATGCCGGTCGCCACCTATCTCGTCGGCACCCGGCGTGTCGCGCCCGCACGGCTGAAGGCGCTGCTGCCGACAGAGGCCGCGGTATGCGACACCAATGTCGTGCTCGACTACTTTCGCCCGACGCGTGACGGCCGGGTGCTGTTCGGCGGCGGCGTCAGTTACAGCCGCCGCACACCGCGCAGCGTCGCCGACAAGTTACGGCGACGCTTGGTCGCCACCTTTCCGTCTCTGCAGGACGTCGAGGTCGAGTACGCCTGGGGTGGTTTTGTCGACATCACGATGAACCGTGCGCCCGATTTCGGGCGCTTGCGCGCCGACGGTGCGCCTGGCGCATCTCGCAGCAGCAACGTGTACTACGTCCAGGGCTTCTCGGGCCACGGCCTGGCGCTCACCGGCCTGGCCGGCCGATTGGTGGCGGAGGCCATGGCCGGCGATGCCGGCCGCTTCGACACGTTTGCACGGCTGCGGCATCGTGCCTTTCCCGGTGGCAGCTATTTGCGCACCCCGGCACTGGTCCTCGCGATGGCGTACTACCGCTTGTTGGACCTTTGGTGA
- a CDS encoding gamma-glutamyl-gamma-aminobutyrate hydrolase family protein — MTAQTSSSSRSRPVVLVPACNKMVGPYPSHVVGKKYVDAVRLAGALPLVVPSADAQEVDELLTLADGVLLTGSPSNVDPRHFGESVLDETLPLDPERDAWTLALIPAALLRGVPLFAICRGLQEANVALGGSLHQAVHELADMRDHREPEQAELEVQYGPAHRVQVQPGGLLASLLGGATEIEVNSLHGQGVKQLGPGLHVEALAPDGLIEAFSNPQASAFNLFVQWHPEWQAEHNPVSLKLFKAFGAACQAYRDRRRDPLT; from the coding sequence ATGACCGCCCAGACCTCGTCCTCCTCCCGATCACGCCCCGTCGTGCTCGTCCCCGCCTGCAACAAGATGGTGGGGCCCTACCCGTCCCATGTGGTCGGCAAGAAATATGTCGACGCCGTGCGCCTGGCCGGTGCGCTGCCGCTGGTGGTGCCCTCCGCCGACGCGCAAGAGGTGGACGAACTGCTGACGTTGGCTGACGGCGTGCTGTTGACCGGCTCCCCCTCCAATGTCGACCCCCGCCATTTCGGCGAATCGGTGCTCGACGAAACGCTGCCGCTCGACCCCGAACGCGACGCCTGGACGCTCGCGCTGATCCCCGCCGCCTTGCTGCGCGGCGTGCCGTTGTTCGCGATCTGTCGCGGCTTGCAGGAGGCCAACGTGGCACTCGGCGGCTCGCTGCACCAGGCGGTGCACGAGCTGGCCGACATGCGTGACCACCGTGAGCCCGAACAGGCCGAACTCGAGGTGCAGTACGGCCCGGCCCACCGGGTGCAAGTGCAGCCGGGCGGCTTGCTCGCGTCGCTCCTCGGCGGCGCGACCGAGATCGAGGTCAACAGCCTGCACGGCCAGGGTGTCAAACAGCTCGGCCCGGGCCTGCACGTCGAGGCGCTCGCGCCCGACGGCCTGATCGAAGCCTTTTCCAACCCGCAGGCCTCCGCCTTCAATCTCTTTGTGCAATGGCACCCGGAATGGCAGGCCGAGCACAACCCGGTCTCGCTCAAACTCTTCAAGGCCTTCGGCGCGGCCTGCCAGGCCTACCGGGACCGACGCCGCGACCCGCTCACCTAG
- a CDS encoding glutamine synthetase family protein yields MVVRDNFTFSELEQWLNERRVTEIECLVPDLTGVARGKILPREKFTEDRGMRLPEAIVAIGVTGEFPDQGPYYDVITPTDRDMHLQPDPATVRIVPWAVDPTAQVIHDCFDRAGNLIPYAPRSVLRRVCQLFEVEGWQPVVAPELEFYLIERSIDPNQPLRPPRGRSGRAETSRQAYSIDAVNEFDPLFEDIYAYCEQMELNVDTLIHEVGAGQMEINFFHDHPLQLADEVFFFKRTIRETALRHEMYATFMAKPMAHEPGSAMHVHQSLVDKATGRNLFSNEDGSPSKLFYWYIGGLQRYVPAAMALFAPYVNSYRRLARSTAAPINIQWGTDNRTVGIRSPVASPAARRIENRVIGADANPYVALAATLACGYLGIKNRIEPSPECKGDAYLGEYTLPRSLGDALDKLKDETDLHEVLGRPFITVYTEVKEIEHEEFMKVISPWEREHLLLHV; encoded by the coding sequence ATGGTGGTGCGAGACAACTTCACTTTCAGCGAGCTCGAGCAGTGGCTGAACGAACGCCGCGTGACCGAGATCGAGTGCCTGGTGCCCGATCTGACCGGCGTCGCGCGCGGCAAGATCCTGCCGCGCGAAAAGTTCACCGAAGACCGCGGCATGCGGCTGCCCGAGGCCATCGTGGCGATCGGCGTGACGGGCGAGTTCCCCGATCAGGGGCCGTACTACGACGTGATCACGCCGACCGACCGCGACATGCATTTGCAGCCCGACCCCGCCACGGTGCGCATCGTGCCCTGGGCGGTCGACCCGACCGCACAGGTCATCCACGATTGTTTCGACCGTGCCGGCAACCTGATCCCGTATGCACCCCGCTCGGTGTTGCGGCGCGTCTGCCAGCTGTTCGAAGTGGAAGGCTGGCAGCCGGTGGTGGCCCCCGAGCTCGAGTTCTATTTGATCGAGCGCAGCATCGACCCCAACCAGCCGCTGCGGCCACCGCGCGGGCGCAGCGGCCGGGCCGAGACCTCACGCCAGGCCTATTCGATCGACGCAGTCAACGAGTTCGACCCATTGTTCGAAGACATCTACGCCTATTGCGAGCAGATGGAGCTCAACGTCGACACGCTGATCCACGAGGTGGGCGCGGGCCAGATGGAGATCAACTTCTTCCACGACCATCCGCTGCAGCTCGCCGACGAGGTGTTTTTCTTCAAGCGCACCATCCGCGAAACCGCGCTGCGCCACGAGATGTACGCCACCTTCATGGCCAAGCCGATGGCTCACGAGCCGGGCAGTGCGATGCACGTACACCAGAGCCTGGTCGACAAGGCCACCGGGCGCAACCTGTTCAGCAACGAGGATGGCAGCCCTTCGAAGCTCTTCTATTGGTACATCGGCGGCCTGCAGCGTTACGTGCCGGCGGCGATGGCCCTGTTCGCGCCATATGTGAACTCCTACCGGCGCCTGGCCCGCTCCACTGCAGCACCGATCAACATCCAGTGGGGCACCGACAACCGCACCGTCGGCATCCGTTCGCCGGTGGCCTCGCCGGCGGCACGGCGCATCGAAAACCGTGTCATCGGGGCCGACGCCAACCCCTATGTCGCGCTGGCGGCCACACTGGCCTGCGGCTACCTCGGCATCAAGAACCGCATCGAGCCGAGCCCCGAATGCAAAGGCGATGCCTATCTCGGCGAGTACACGCTGCCGCGCAGCCTCGGCGATGCGCTTGACAAGCTGAAGGACGAAACCGACCTGCACGAGGTCCTCGGGCGGCCCTTCATCACCGTCTACACCGAAGTGAAGGAGATCGAGCACGAAGAGTTCATGAAGGTGATCTCGCCTTGGGAGCGCGAGCACCTGCTCCTGCACGTCTGA